The Candidatus Cloacimonadota bacterium genome has a segment encoding these proteins:
- a CDS encoding sigma-70 family RNA polymerase sigma factor produces the protein MNRNDLEKKLEENYKKIFYLALKMLKNQEDAEDATQEILFLAFENAGKFRGDAKFSTWLYRIALNHIYAVIGKRKKMKDFTAKDLRTETKQNPESALLEQELFNKLNLIIDDLPNRQKEVFLMRYYNNLKFKEIATILKRSIGTIKSNYFFAMQTIKEKLSQNDLLDFGGQS, from the coding sequence ATGAACAGAAATGATCTCGAAAAGAAGCTTGAAGAGAATTATAAAAAAATTTTTTATCTTGCTTTGAAAATGCTGAAAAATCAGGAAGACGCAGAAGATGCGACTCAGGAAATTTTGTTCCTCGCATTTGAAAATGCTGGAAAATTTCGCGGAGATGCAAAATTTTCCACCTGGTTATATAGAATCGCCCTAAACCATATTTACGCAGTTATCGGGAAAAGAAAAAAAATGAAAGATTTTACGGCAAAAGATTTACGAACGGAAACCAAACAAAACCCGGAATCAGCCCTCTTGGAGCAAGAACTGTTCAATAAATTGAATTTGATTATTGACGATTTACCAAACAGACAAAAAGAAGTATTTTTAATGAGATATTATAATAACCTGAAATTCAAAGAGATTGCCACCATCCTTAAAAGGAGTATTGGAACAATAAAAAGTAATTATTTTTTTGCTATGCAGACTATTAAAGAAAAACTAAGCCAAAATGATTTGTTAGATTTTGGAGGACAATCATGA
- a CDS encoding zf-HC2 domain-containing protein, protein MKCLDDKKILDYLNDDLNGGEVEAIKKHLQECSSCKKRYGVWEKTVNVTEEFVNTDIASANVPEFSKLINREKINFTAEKPLSSFQMWLKPALATAAVVILSLSYFLFPSPDIKPEAKNYLLTKNDYYQNELIEVNEINFTNIENNLLEEIYNDEESRNEILYGYGDYQIYPDQIRTRTLSEELSDQEIQYLKDEIDKMKTT, encoded by the coding sequence ATGAAATGCCTTGACGATAAAAAAATTCTGGATTATTTAAACGATGATCTGAATGGTGGTGAAGTAGAAGCCATAAAAAAGCATTTGCAAGAATGTAGCTCTTGTAAAAAACGTTATGGGGTCTGGGAAAAAACCGTCAACGTAACCGAAGAGTTCGTAAATACAGATATTGCTTCCGCCAATGTTCCTGAATTTTCCAAATTAATTAATCGGGAAAAAATAAATTTTACAGCAGAGAAGCCTCTATCTTCATTCCAAATGTGGCTTAAACCGGCACTTGCTACGGCTGCTGTGGTAATCCTTTCTTTATCATATTTTTTATTCCCATCTCCCGACATAAAACCAGAAGCGAAAAATTATTTGCTAACGAAAAACGATTATTATCAAAATGAACTGATCGAAGTTAACGAAATTAATTTTACGAATATTGAAAACAACTTACTGGAAGAGATTTATAACGATGAAGAATCACGTAATGAAATTCTTTACGGTTACGGCGATTATCAAATTTATCCCGATCAAATCAGAACAAGAACTCTCTCGGAAG